ATCTTTAATAAGTTTCTTTGCTTTTGGGTTTAGTATCTCAATTCGGATAGTTTCCATATTCTTTATTTTTCTTTAAATTTACTGAATTATAATTAATTTCCAATTTTTTTTGGGTGTGTTATTACAGTTTAAAATAATTTTTAATTTTATCCTGGTTCTTTTTCAGAACCAACTTCATATCTTAACAACCCTCTAAAAGCTTCATTTATAGTGTTTCCTTCATATAAAACCTTATAAATTTCTTCGGATATTGGCATATCAACTTTATATTCTTTTGCGAGTTCCATCACAACTTTTGCCGTTTTTACGCCTTCTGCAACTTCATTCATTTCAGCAATAATTTGCTCTAAATTTTTGCCTCTCCCTAATTGAAAACCAACATGATGATTTCTACTTTTATCAGATGAACAAGTTGCTACTAAATCGCCCATTCCTGCCAAACCATAAAAAGTGCGTTGTTTGCCACCCATGGCAATTCCCAATCTAGTGAGTTCTGCTAAACCTCTTGTAATAATTGCTGCACGTGTATTATCGCCAGCATTTGCACCATCACCCATTCCTGTTGCAATCGCAATTATATTTTTTAAAGCTCCACCCAATTCGCAACCAATTACATCAGAATTTGTATAAACACGAAACAAACCAGAACTAAAAACATCTTGTAATTTTGAAGCGATTGTTTTATCAACCATAGCAATTACAGCAGCTGCAGCATTTCCAAAATGGATTTCTTTTGCCAAATTTGGTCCTGTTAAAACTCCTGCAGGATGTCCAGGCATAATTTCTTCAATGATTTCTGTCATGCGCATTTTAGTGGAAATCTCTAAGCCTTTTGCTAAATTTATGATGGGCACCCAAGGTCTTATATGTGGTTTTGCTTCTAATAAAACTTCACGAAAACTTTGTGCAGGAACTCCCATAACAATTACGTCTGCGTCTTCCACAGTTTCTTTTATGGATGTTGATGCTTTTAAACTTGAGGTTAATTTTGCATCAGGTAAATATTTTTCGTTTGTGTGATGGGTATTAATCTCATCTACTGTTTCTTGATTTCTTGCCCAAAGTATCGTTTTTGCATTTTTTGCAGTCAATGAAGCAACAGTAGTTCCCCAAGAACCACCACCTAATAAGCCTACTTGTAGTTTCATAATTATAATTTAGGTTCCCATTTTTTATGGGAATGAAATTTTTAACAAAAACCTCTAAATTTAGTTTAAAGGATTTTTTTTATCTTAATTATCTAATTCTTTTACGAATAAGTTCCTAACTTCTTCCACATAAGAGTCTATATGTTTTGGTTTCCATTCTGAGGTATCAACAGGATCTAAAACAACCACTTCTATGTGCGTTGGACTAAATATTTTACTGCCTTTTGGCATGGCCATGT
The DNA window shown above is from Polaribacter sp. Hel_I_88 and carries:
- a CDS encoding NAD(P)H-dependent glycerol-3-phosphate dehydrogenase, with the protein product MKLQVGLLGGGSWGTTVASLTAKNAKTILWARNQETVDEINTHHTNEKYLPDAKLTSSLKASTSIKETVEDADVIVMGVPAQSFREVLLEAKPHIRPWVPIINLAKGLEISTKMRMTEIIEEIMPGHPAGVLTGPNLAKEIHFGNAAAAVIAMVDKTIASKLQDVFSSGLFRVYTNSDVIGCELGGALKNIIAIATGMGDGANAGDNTRAAIITRGLAELTRLGIAMGGKQRTFYGLAGMGDLVATCSSDKSRNHHVGFQLGRGKNLEQIIAEMNEVAEGVKTAKVVMELAKEYKVDMPISEEIYKVLYEGNTINEAFRGLLRYEVGSEKEPG